The window GCTCGTGGCGGTGCGCGTCAAGGTCATCGACGCGATCCGGTTCTGACCTCCTCGGTAAGCCTGCCCTGCTGAAGCCGGAAGCAGCGCTCGGTTTTCTGGGCCAGGCTGCGGTCGTGCGTGACTACCAGGATGGTGGTGTTGTGATCTCGGCTCAGGGAGCTCAACAGTTCAATGATGTGCTCGCCGGTTTGCTCATCCAGGTTCCCGGTGGGCTCATCGGCGAGGATCAGCTTGGGCTCGTTGGCCAGCGCCCGGGCAATCGCCACACGCTGCTGCTCCCCGCCGGACAATCGGTTGGTGCGGCGCGAGTGCTTCTCCGGATCCAACTGCACCTGTTCCAACAGCTCTTTGGCACGCTGCAGCCTGGCCGCCTTGCGGACGCCCGCGAACTCCATGGGCAGCATGACATTGTCCACTGCGCTGAGGTTGGGGATCAGGTTGAACTGCTGGAACACGAACCCGATGTCCCGCCGACGGTACTCGGTCAGTTTCCCGTCCGGTAGCCCCGCCAGGCTGACGCCATCCACGACGACGTCTCCGGAGGTGGGTTTGTCCAGCGCACCCAGGAGGGACAACAGCGTGCTTTTGCCGCTGCCGCTCTTGCCCACGATGGATGCCAGCGAGCCCTTCTCCAGCTCGAAGCTGACGCCGTTGACCGGCTTGATGGTCCGGTCACCGGACTTGAACTGACGGACCAGGTCCTTGACTACAATCACGGCTATTCTCCTCGGAGTACTTCGATGGGACGTATACGCGCGGTCAGCAAGGCTGGAACCAACGCGCCGATGATGGCTACCGCGAACACGGCTGCGATGCCGGCAGCGAGCACCCCTGGGGAGACGCTGGCTGTGACCGAGGTCAGCAGTTGTGAGGCTCCGCCGAAGGGGCCACCCTGGCCACCGCCCATTCCGCCACCGGGCATCCCGCCACCGGGGACTGCGCCGTTGGGCATGGCCCCGGCCAGTCCTCCACCGCGCTGGGTGGTGGTGGCCGCCGTCGTGGTGGTGTTCGAACTAATGAGCGCGGAAGCGATGCCGCCGCTGGCCAGTGAAGCGATCACAGCACCCACCACGCTGCCAAGGGCAACCAGGACCAACGACTCAAGGACGAACTGCAAGCCGATAGTACGGTTCCGTGCACCGATGGCTTTCAGGACGCCGATTTCGCGGCGGCGCTCGCGGACCAGCATGGCCATGATGAGCAGGATGATGATTCCGGCGGTGGCGAGTGCTGCGATGAACGCGATCAGCGAGATGTTTTTGACGCTGTCCAGTGAGCTGACGGCGGTTTCGAGGTTGCGCTGACCTTGGGTGACGTCTGCTTTGTCCGTGCCGAGGGCGTCCTGGACGGCAGTTTTGGTGCTGTCCACGTTTTCCATGCTGTTGACCGTAACGATCATGGTGGAGAGCTCATCAGGGGTCTCGGCCAGTGTTTGGGCTTC is drawn from Arthrobacter sp. 31Y and contains these coding sequences:
- a CDS encoding ABC transporter ATP-binding protein, with amino-acid sequence MIVVKDLVRQFKSGDRTIKPVNGVSFELEKGSLASIVGKSGSGKSTLLSLLGALDKPTSGDVVVDGVSLAGLPDGKLTEYRRRDIGFVFQQFNLIPNLSAVDNVMLPMEFAGVRKAARLQRAKELLEQVQLDPEKHSRRTNRLSGGEQQRVAIARALANEPKLILADEPTGNLDEQTGEHIIELLSSLSRDHNTTILVVTHDRSLAQKTERCFRLQQGRLTEEVRTGSRR